CTTTTCAAGGTAATTATAGGCTCAAAATGATCTCTGTTACCCCTCAGAATCGGAGCTCAGTAGACCATGGATATCAGCTCCACTATCACGATCATCTTGTTCCTCTTACAGACCAGCATCGGTGCTCCAACCAACATCTTCATCCTGATGGCTTATGCCCATATCAACCACACTGAAAAAGATCTCAAACCCACAGACATAATTCTATGCCACCTGGTTTTTGCCAACATGCTTGGACTAGTAACAAGGGGACTACCACAGATAATGAGTGATTTGGGGTTAAATAATATTCATAATGATGCCAGTTGTAAACTGTTGATTCATGCCTATAGGACTTCCCGTGGTGTTTCTATATGTGTAATGAGTTTCCTCAGTGTATATCAGGCCATCACTCTCGCTCCTTCTACTACTCAATGGCTGTTTCTTAAATCAAGAACAAAGAAATATTCTATCCCTTACATTATATGTTTTTGGCTGTTTAACATGTTATTGAATGCACATACTCTCAGTCTTATGTATGCTCAAAGAAATGGTACCATTCCAGGAGCTCAATATAACTTGGGGTCCTGCTATTCAAAAACATCTGTACCCTCTCTTGgactatttttcaaaattatCGTGAATGGTCATGATGTTTTCTTTGTGGGTCTCATGCTCATTTGCAGTGTTTATATCTTGTATGTTCTGAAGAGACACAGAGATCAGGTGCAGTATATCCAGAGCACAAGACAGAACTCAAAAGTGATGGCGGAGAGAACGGCAGCCAAGAACGTCATCACACTGGTCTCCCTCTATGTCTTCTGTTTCGGAGTTGACACTGGCTTCCTGGTTTACTCAGGAACACTGTTGATtgtccctcccctcctgtaccagATTAGAGTGTTCATCTCCTCTTGCTATGCCTTACTTAGTCCTTTTGTAATTATTAGTTTTAACAAGAAAATTTATAGAAGATTGAGATGTTCCCACAAAGAGGGGACAATGAAACATATTAATACTAACTGATGTTGCTCGGGAAATCCAAAACGTAATGACTAACATATTAGAAAATGGTCAAACAAACTGAAATAAACCTTGTAAATGAAAGATTGTGCTTTGTTTTTGAGTGGGGAGTGGACACATGTACACATTTTTTGCAAGtccttctcttcagtgttctaAATAAAATTGCCCATGTAAACACAAGGGGTATTTTAATTAATACCTGCCAATCTAAGTAACTATGTGCAATCATAGCGAGAGTGTGTCTGTTCTCTATGGGAgtgagtgggtgtgtgtgtgttcatgTGTATCTCATAGAAAGGCAGAGATTGCGTATTTGATTTCCTCACAGGaaaagacagagtgtgtgtgtttttcataGAAACAGTCAATTTGGAGGAGACTGGACATTTCATGTCAAAACGTTGCCCCTGACCCTCCTCTGGATAAAAGTCACCTAAGTCACATTTGATTGCATTTCCTTGAACagtgtcaaaaatattttttaaaatgtttgaaaaaaatataggggtccttttactaatgtccgctgaaaaatggcctgcgctagtgtaggcgtgtattTTAGGCaagcgcagatccattttccacCGCAActgtaaaaaatgacttttttcttttgaccaaaaatggatgtgtggcaaaataaaaattggcacgcatccattttgggtctgagaccttactgccacccattcacgtCAAACAGACAGTAATCGTCTACGCGTGTacagtgccaattactgcccagttagcaccgcaTAGCAGACGTGTGtaacaaatgaaattaccgcccggccaTGTGATAGTTTCAAATTGACGTGCGTTGTGAGTATATTGGCgccaacacggcttagtaaaagggcctcataggcCTGTATTGTGTGTGTCGTTCAAAAGTTGATTTCCCCTTTAATTAAATATCTTCTTACATTGGTATAATTTCAGTTACCCATGTCTGACAGTGTTAAGTCCTGTTTATTAAAATATTCTTCCTCACAATGCTCTTTGCCTGATCTATCTACTGCAAGCAGCTCCTAACCCTTTTATCAATCTTCTTACAATGAGCATTTCTTATATGTTGTCGCATGGTCTGTTCCCTGAGGTGAAAGGTTCTATTATgctctcaccccccaaaaaattgctGGCTTCAAGAAGCGATGTGACTAATTACAGACCAATTGCTTCCATCCCCTTATTGACGAAGGTAATGGAAGGTTTAGTTGGGCATCAACTCACGGAATATCTTTCCaacttttcccttttacacagcTCGCAATCAGAATTCAGACCATGTTACACTACTGAAATGGTTTTAACCAGTGTTGTGGCAAATTTGAGGAAAGAAATTAGCTTAGGGAGAaaggcttacataagtacataagtagtgccatactgggaaagaccaaaggtccatctagcccagcatcctctcaccgacagtggccaatccaggtcaagggcacctggcacgctccccaaacgtaaaaacattccagacaagttatacctaaaaatgcagaatttttccaagtccatttaatagcggtctatggacttgtcctttaggaatctatctaacccctttttaaactccgtcaagctaaccgcccgtaccacgttctccggcaacgaattccagagtctaattacacgttgggtgaagaaaaattttctctgattcgttttaaatttaccacactgtagcttcaactcatgccctctagtcctagtatttttggatagcgtgaacagtcgcttcacatccacccgatccattccactcattattttatacacttctatcatatctcccctcagccgtctcttctccaagcttgtttgacatgtcgagtgcttTTGATGTAGTTGACCATACCATACTACTACATTTGCTAGGTCACTTCCGAATCTGTGGTGACATCTTTAAGTGGTTCGAGGGTTTTCTAATGACTAGGTCCTTTCAGGTAAAGTTGTCTGGTTCTATCTCATCCTCCTGAACTCCCTGACTGTGGTGTACCTCAGCGTTCCCCTCTGTTTCCCAATTTATTTAATGTCATATTGGCACCTTTAGGTAGGCTATTGGAGGCACAAGGGTTCCATTCCTTTATTTATatggatgatgtcacaatttacatcccttttACATGaaattttcaagaaattctgtcAGTGGTTAAATGAGGTTTAGACTTATTGGCATCTTGGGCATCTGATTTCAAATTAAAATTGAATATGGACAAAACAAAATTCCTGGTCCTCACTAATCCTTTTCATCAAACACCTTTAGACAGttttacagtttaacatcaaattaacaattttgttaatagcataataatagtaacatgcagtgacgttcctagggggggctgacacccggggcggatcaccgatgcgccccgccccccgggtgcagcgcccccccccccccccccggaacagcacaatgcccccccccagcgaaagaatctccgatccccaacccccccctcgggtgcacgccgctggggggggggggggtgccgcgcgcctgccggctcttcgttttcatgctccctctgccccggaacaggaagtaacctgttccggggcaaagggagcatgaaaacgaagagccgacaggcgtgcggcaccccccccagcggcgtgcacccggggcggaccgcccccaccaccccaccccccaccttggtacgccactggtaacatgaacaagtataaacataaataggataaatgaggtaaacttggaaacagcaacttgaaacctaataataggattgACGTGAAACAGGATCAGAAATATAcagatttaacagcactgaaattcaaatgccagagatataatatgatgtaataTCTAATAAGCCCACAATTAGAGCATggaaataacattgctatgatactaatggtTTTTTTTACAATACAGCATGTGTCGCAaggtagtccaggtgcagaatgagtgtatagtcagtcaccctacgtATTAAAGGGTTGGGAGAGGAgccactctggtggatcctcttctacttctatccctctgcctgtcggcgtacctcagggttctgttcttggtcccctcctcttttctatctacacttcttcccttggttcattaatctcatcccatggcttttcctaccatctctatgctgatgactcccaaatctacctttctacccctgatatctcaccttgcatccaaaccaaagtttcagcgtgcttgtctgacattgctgtctggatgtctcaacaccacctgaaattaaatatgaccaaaaccgagcttctcatttcccccccccccaaacccacctccccgctccccccgttttctatttctgttgatggctctctcattctccctgtctcctcagctcgaaaccttgggggtcatctttgactcttctctctccttctctgctcatatccagcagattgccaagacctgtcgtttctttctttacaacatctgtaaaatccgcccctttctttccgagcactctaccaaaaccctcatccacacccttgtcacctctcgtttagactactgcaatctgcttcttgctggcctcccacttagtcacctctcccccctccagtcggttcaaaactctgctgcccgtctcatcttccgccagggtcgctttactcatactacccctctcctcaagacccttcactggctccctatccgttttcgcatcctgttcaaacttcttctactaacctataaatgtactcactctgctgctccccagtatctctccacactcgtccttccctacaccccttcccgtgcactccgctccatggataaatccttcttatctgttcccttctccactactgccaactccagacttcgcgccttctgtcttgctgcaccctacgcctggaataaacttcctgagcccctacgtcttgccccatccttggccacctttaaatctagactgaaagcccacctctttaacattgcttttgactcgtaaccacttgtaaccactcgcctccacctaccctcctctcttccttcccgttcacattaattgatttgatttgcttactttatttatttttttatctattagattgtaagctctttgagcagggactgtctttcttctatgtttgtgcagcgctgcatacgccttgtagcgctatagaaatgctaaatagtagtagtagtagtagccagactttcacctgcttcttgatgTAGAAGTAGTCTCGCGTtagacgtagcccctctgggagtaaattccagagtgtgggggctagtcCTGAGAAGGttcactggtgggtatcacatcgtacaatttcctTTGATGAAGGAAGGAACAGATAACGAggctccttgagaggatcttagaagtctcaaaggtgtgtaaagagtTAACACACCGCTTATCAGTTGGCATCTACACTAAGAGTACTAGGAGCGGTTGTTGGTCGTCACCTAATTTTTGAGCCCCAAGTAGCCAATATTGTGTACAAACTAAGGAGAATGAGATCCTTCTTCTATACTGTGACCTTCGGgctcttagggcctcttttaccacactGCGGTAAATGGAGGCCCGTGGTAGCGTCAGCAAATATTTTTGACATGAGCCGaatctcccttttactgcagagggtaaaagactaggggttttttttgttgttgttttttgttttttaaggaaatggccaagcactaatcacagggattggtgcACAACCATTTCCGGGGAGGatgccttaccgccacctatttaagtGATGGTAAAGGTTCCGCCAATAACCCGACGGTAACTGGGTAGGTAACCCACAGCGCTACCCAATTACCAGGGAACAAGACCCAGCACtacaaaagtacaaaatatttttgttgcgCCAGTATGGGCGTGCACAGGGGTtagcccagcagtagtcccaATTTGATAGGGGCAAAGCTGCGTTAGCTCTaccgtcgctttgtaaaagggtcccttagtgcagACCCTCGTTTTGTCacaattagactattgcaatgcaatctatgctgcAGGGAACAGCCGTAAAGAAAACTCCAAActacccaaaacactgcagctcagCTAGTCTGTACGTTTTTCCGTTTTGAGAGGCCATCTCCGCCGCTATctaagctccactggctcccaataaaagcaAGGGTCACTTTCAAACTTTGTGCAATTGTCTACCAAATATTGTATGGTGTGGCCCCTGGCTATGTGTTATCTCCTGCTGATCTTCTACAAGTAATGCTGAAGAGAGACAGTGTATGAACGGCAGCCAAGAACGTCATCACACCGGTCTCACTCTATGTCTTCTTTCCTGGTGTCAACACCAGCGTCATGGTTTACTCAAACACTTTGTTGAtggtccctcccctcctttccaagATCAGAATGTTCATCTCCTCTTGCTATGTCGTACTTAGTCCTTTTGTAATAATTAGTTTTAACAAGCAAATTTATAGAAGATTGAGATATTCCCACAAAGAGGAGAGGTTAAAACATattgggccttgtttactaagtcgcgttataggcacgttagcagtacacgcgttaactgtgtacgcacctacaatatcactctaggcacctacacagcatgcgtgctaattgtaggcgcattaaaaatgctaacacaccttagtaaatagggcccattgATAGTAACTGATGTTGCTTGGGAAATCCAATATGTAATGACTGACATATTAGAAAATGGTCAGACTAAGGGGTTGACAGATTTGAGAGCCTGTGAGGGAAGGTTTTTGTAACTGTTGGGAGAGTAAACTAATATATTGGGTTTTCTATTgtaggggaatgtccttgatacAGCTCGTGGCAGagcaaaacatgcatgtcgggcagctgAACCCCTTAGTCTgatactgaaaaagaaaagataagtaaTTTAATCGATAAGAGAGATAATAGAGATAGTAGAAAATTAAAGGAATCGGGTGGACCGATGAAGAAGTGGGTGCTGGTTACATTGCCATGCTTACATTCCTGGCGATGAGCAGCGCTGAGGTCACCATGAAAAGTATTAATGTGTAATATGAAAACTATCAATGTGTGATTTGAATGTcttgagtatatatatatatatatatatatatatacagtgggggaaataagtatttgatcccttgctgattttgtaagtttgcccactgacaaagacatgagcagcccataattgaagggtaggttattggtaacagtgagagatagcacatcacaaattaaatccggaaaatcacattgtggaaagtatatgaatttatttgcattctgcagagggaaataagtatttgatcccccaccaaccagtaagagatctggcccctacagaccaggtagatgctccaaatcaactcgttacctgcatgacagacagctgtcggcaatggtcacctgtatgaaagacacctgtccacagactcagtgaatcagtcagactctaacctctacaaaatggccaagagcaaggagctgtctaaggatgtcagggacaagatcatacacctacacaaggctggaatgggctacaaaaccatcagtaagacgctgggcgagaaggagacaactgttggtgccatagtaagaaaatggaagaagtacaaaatgactgtcaatcgacaaagatctggggctccacgcaaaatctcacctcgtggggtatccttgatcatgaggaaggttagaaatcagcctacaactacaaggggggaacttgtcaatgatctcaaggcagctgggaccactgtcaccacgaaaaccattggtaacacattacgacataacggattgcaatcctgcagtgcccgcaaggtccccctgctccggaaggcacatgtgacggcccgtctgaagtttgccagtgaacacctggatgatgccgagagtgattgggagaaggtgctgtggtcagatgagacaaaaattgagctctttggcatgaactcaactcgccgtgtttggaggaagagaaatgctgcctatgacccaaagaacaccgtccccactgtcaagcatggaggtggaaatgttatgttttgggggtgtttctctgctaagggcacaggactacttcaccacatcaatgggagaatggatggggccatgtaccgtacaattctgagtgacaacctccttccctccgccagggccttaaaaatgggtcgtggctgggtcttccagcacgacaatgacccaaaacatacagccaaggcaacaaaggagtggctcaggaagaagcacattagggtcatggagtggcctagccagtcaccagaccttaatcccattgaaaacttatggagggagctgaagctgcgagttgccaagcgacagcccagaactcttaatgatttagagatgatctgcaaagaggagtggaccaaaattcctcctgacatgtgtgcaaacctcatcatcaactacagaagacgtctgaccgctgtgcttgccaacaagggttttgccaccaagtattaggtcttgtttgccagagggattaaatacttatttccctctgcagaatgcaaataaattcatatactttccacaatgtgattttccggatttaatttgtgatgtgctatctctcactgttaccaataacctacccttcaattatgggctgctcatgtctttgtcagtgggcaaacttacaaaatcagcaagggatcaaatacttatttcccccactgtatatatatatatatatatataaaaccttgaaAACCTAAAAATAGTTTCTTGTGAAGAATTTGATCTGAAAGGACTGTTGCCGGATCCTATTTGATTGAAAAGTTTGTTGGATATACTTGGGACTGGCGCTGAGACTTTGAAAACTAGCCATAGCTtggctcctttttctggagccatgtggtaaccctaGCCAAAACTGCAAACAATCACTGAACTCAAAGAAGCGCTGCAGATGACCTGGGACCGCCTGTCACAGGGACCGATCACTAAGAACATCCCGAAGTGACCAAAgactgggggtggacactttgagtattcacagtgactgcgatattctgacacattgttaaatgTATTGTGTTTGAATGATGTTAAATTACTGTTTTAGCTTGAATATTTTTAACACACAAAAATCGCTAGATAGCAACAGTAAAATGTCAGTAAAATCAACATAGCTTAATTCAATTCAACTCAATTCAAATTAGGACTTCTATATCGCTAAAATCCCCTTATttgggttcagtgcggtttacagtaATTAGATTAATTCAGTTTTGTACATTGTATGGGAAGGCCGTAATAGACCATTAGAGGAGAGGTAACCACTGGAGCAATTCTAGACTTGGAAGGTAAGGGTGCAATGTGGCGATTTTAAGTTACGAAGCAGTTTTGGGgaatatacatttggattatttaattaattaaattaagttaattaaatgttgtttaatagggGTGCATAAGAGTGGTGACTACATAAGTGTGCaaaaaatttcttgttgaaattcaaagtcGCTGCactgaaaacagcaaaaaaaaaaattgaaagaggaGAACATTGTTGCCagctgcaattgtttgtttgaatttagttcgGAGTGTTataagtactgtttcggtactatggttGGCACGGAATCCAGATTATGATGCATGTAAAACTGAAAACGTGTTCAAATAATCGGTGAGTTGTTTAGTAACTAGTCTTTCCATTAGCTTGACTACAAGAGGGATGGaggcaactgggcggtaattagtTATatcgtttaattttttttcttcagatcttTGGGGATAGGCgtgagtattattattattattacatttgtaccccgcgctttcccacttaaagcaggttcaatgcggcttacatagtaatagggattacaaagtattgatagagaaaatataagttagtatagcagaataatatgcacttataggtcaataa
The sequence above is a segment of the Microcaecilia unicolor chromosome 12, aMicUni1.1, whole genome shotgun sequence genome. Coding sequences within it:
- the LOC115482065 gene encoding olfactory receptor class A-like protein 1: MDISSTITIILFLLQTSIGAPTNIFILMAYAHINHTEKDLKPTDIILCHLVFANMLGLVTRGLPQIMSDLGLNNIHNDASCKLLIHAYRTSRGVSICVMSFLSVYQAITLAPSTTQWLFLKSRTKKYSIPYIICFWLFNMLLNAHTLSLMYAQRNGTIPGAQYNLGSCYSKTSVPSLGLFFKIIVNGHDVFFVGLMLICSVYILYVLKRHRDQVQYIQSTRQNSKVMAERTAAKNVITLVSLYVFCFGVDTGFLVYSGTLLIVPPLLYQIRVFISSCYALLSPFVIISFNKKIYRRLRCSHKEGTMKHINTN